One part of the Chryseobacterium sp. 7 genome encodes these proteins:
- a CDS encoding alpha-ketoglutarate-dependent dioxygenase AlkB family protein, translating to MTQLSLFDSEELYEFPKDLLEYKEHFLSLEEADHLKSRLLETAPWKQRTQKMYDKMVLTPRLTAWYGDPKTDYPLGNGEVENNLWTPELFSLKQKIEETFGYRFNSVLLNLYRDHNDSVAWHRDKESRYGNRPVIASISLGQTRSFDFRKKDHHQSKYSLPLPHGSLLIMKGDLQENWEHRIAKSVTSMKERINLTFRLVQGG from the coding sequence ATGACCCAGCTCAGTTTGTTCGATTCAGAAGAATTATATGAATTTCCAAAAGACCTTCTGGAATACAAAGAACATTTCCTGAGCCTGGAAGAAGCAGATCATCTTAAGAGCCGTTTGCTTGAAACTGCTCCCTGGAAACAGCGTACCCAAAAAATGTATGATAAAATGGTGTTGACGCCGCGTTTAACGGCTTGGTATGGAGATCCGAAAACGGATTATCCGTTGGGAAATGGTGAGGTGGAGAATAATCTATGGACTCCTGAGCTGTTTTCTTTAAAACAGAAAATAGAAGAAACATTCGGGTATCGTTTCAATTCCGTATTGCTTAATCTTTACAGGGATCATAATGATTCTGTTGCCTGGCACCGGGATAAAGAAAGCAGATATGGAAACCGTCCGGTAATTGCATCCATCAGTTTAGGACAGACCAGAAGTTTTGATTTCCGCAAAAAAGATCATCACCAGAGCAAATACAGCCTGCCTCTTCCTCATGGTTCATTATTGATTATGAAAGGAGATCTGCAGGAAAACTGGGAACACCGGATTGCTAAATCTGTAACGTCTATGAAGGAACGTATTAATCTTACATTCCGGTTGGTTCAGGGAGGGTAA
- a CDS encoding GNAT family N-acetyltransferase — protein sequence MQLYTERLLLRDITLDDKQDIFNYRSDAEANKFQGWIPETLEDVESFIQRNNKEFNQPESWYQLLITDKESKEVIGDIGVHFIGDENVQAEFGITLNTSFQGKGYASEAIKRIIDYLFNDLHKHRITASVDPDNTASIQLMERIGLRKEGHFVKSLFWKNNWVDDVIYAVLREEWLKR from the coding sequence ATGCAACTCTATACAGAAAGACTTCTTCTTCGGGATATTACTCTTGATGACAAACAGGATATTTTCAATTACCGTTCAGATGCAGAAGCCAATAAATTTCAAGGCTGGATTCCTGAAACACTGGAAGATGTAGAAAGTTTTATTCAAAGAAACAATAAAGAGTTCAATCAACCTGAAAGCTGGTATCAGCTGTTAATTACTGATAAAGAATCAAAAGAAGTCATTGGAGATATTGGAGTTCATTTTATTGGAGACGAAAACGTACAGGCAGAGTTCGGAATTACATTAAATACCTCTTTTCAGGGAAAAGGTTATGCTTCTGAGGCTATAAAAAGGATTATTGATTACCTTTTTAATGATTTACACAAACACAGAATTACAGCTTCCGTAGATCCTGATAACACAGCTTCCATTCAGCTTATGGAAAGAATTGGTCTACGTAAAGAAGGACATTTCGTAAAAAGTCTGTTCTGGAAAAACAACTGGGTAGATGATGTTATCTACGCTGTTCTCCGTGAAGAATGGCTAAAAAGATAG
- the pnuC gene encoding nicotinamide riboside transporter PnuC, with the protein MMQDILKQITLPEWFGVLFSVIQVLLARKNNVNNYLFGIAGILLTLYVMLTSKLYAEFTLNLYYLIMSIYGWMYWKFGKQKSEMEISFTTTTEKWISGGIVLGTFILFWSFLTHFTDSDVPVWDSLVSAFAWAGMWLMARRKIENWVILNVSNIISIPLMIHKELYLYAVLTSFLFLVAISGYIEWQKIIKSKANAQY; encoded by the coding sequence ATGATGCAGGACATTTTAAAACAAATTACCTTACCGGAATGGTTCGGAGTCTTATTTTCAGTCATTCAGGTTTTGCTGGCTCGTAAAAACAATGTCAACAATTATCTTTTCGGAATTGCAGGGATTCTGCTAACGTTGTACGTGATGCTTACCTCAAAGCTTTACGCTGAGTTTACCTTAAATCTTTATTATCTGATCATGAGTATCTATGGATGGATGTATTGGAAATTCGGGAAGCAAAAATCCGAAATGGAAATTTCTTTTACTACCACCACAGAAAAATGGATTTCCGGAGGAATTGTTCTGGGAACTTTTATCTTATTCTGGTCATTTCTTACACATTTTACAGATTCGGATGTTCCGGTCTGGGATTCTCTGGTAAGTGCTTTTGCATGGGCAGGAATGTGGCTGATGGCGAGAAGGAAAATTGAAAACTGGGTGATACTGAATGTCAGTAATATTATTTCTATTCCTTTAATGATTCATAAAGAATTATATCTCTATGCTGTTTTAACGTCATTTTTATTTTTAGTGGCTATTTCCGGATATATAGAATGGCAGAAAATTATTAAATCCAAAGCCAATGCTCAGTACTAA
- a CDS encoding leucine-rich repeat domain-containing protein, translating into MAKKIDNGVNKFDQTAMSTDYKKILSFELGNDENWRGNAVSLPEDIIEYTNITCLEIGYNKIEHLSADIFRNFGKLLEVYFNHNRISEIPTSIGLLKKLEILTINNNPIKHIPHELTECISLESFAANHCELESLPKELGNLKSLEVLLLNDNHLSSLPETIGKLNQLYRLELKNNKLKYLPDSFSNLTSLKQLDLRGNYIDTIYLEKLKKKLPKCEIKQ; encoded by the coding sequence ATGGCTAAAAAGATAGATAACGGGGTTAATAAATTTGATCAGACAGCCATGAGTACAGATTATAAAAAAATACTTTCGTTTGAATTAGGCAATGATGAAAACTGGCGTGGCAATGCAGTTAGCCTGCCTGAAGATATTATTGAGTATACCAACATTACCTGCCTGGAAATTGGTTATAACAAGATTGAGCATCTGTCTGCGGATATTTTCAGAAATTTTGGAAAATTATTAGAGGTTTATTTTAATCACAATAGGATCTCCGAAATACCAACATCCATAGGCCTTTTAAAGAAGCTTGAAATACTTACCATTAATAACAATCCTATAAAACATATTCCTCACGAACTTACTGAATGTATCAGCTTAGAAAGTTTTGCGGCCAATCATTGTGAATTGGAATCACTTCCGAAAGAACTGGGAAATTTAAAAAGCCTTGAAGTACTCCTCCTGAATGATAATCACCTCAGCTCGCTGCCTGAAACGATTGGCAAATTAAACCAATTATACAGACTCGAATTAAAAAACAATAAATTGAAATATCTTCCCGACAGCTTTTCTAATCTGACTTCTCTAAAACAATTAGATCTGAGAGGAAATTATATTGATACAATATATTTAGAAAAGTTGAAAAAAAAACTTCCAAAATGTGAAATTAAACAATAA
- a CDS encoding MarR family winged helix-turn-helix transcriptional regulator, whose amino-acid sequence MNVINEAGILAISTRLHRLSEQLRKDGALIYKAFGIDFELKWFPVIFTIYKKEIASVVEIANEIGYTHPSTITLLKELEKLELIQWEKDKQDERKRLFKLTSKGNELIEKMKPVWELMSQILGDISDNKNNLLTAINEAEEKIASQSFYQRALQVKNRK is encoded by the coding sequence ATGAATGTAATCAACGAAGCAGGAATTCTTGCCATATCCACCAGACTGCACCGTCTCAGTGAACAATTGAGGAAAGACGGAGCACTGATCTATAAAGCTTTCGGAATTGATTTTGAACTGAAATGGTTTCCGGTGATCTTCACCATTTATAAAAAAGAAATTGCCAGTGTAGTAGAGATAGCCAACGAAATAGGATATACCCATCCCTCAACCATAACACTCCTGAAAGAACTTGAAAAGCTGGAATTGATACAATGGGAAAAAGACAAGCAGGATGAAAGGAAAAGACTTTTTAAGCTGACTTCCAAAGGTAATGAGCTTATTGAGAAAATGAAACCTGTCTGGGAGCTGATGTCACAGATTCTGGGAGATATTTCCGATAACAAAAATAATCTGCTTACGGCCATTAATGAAGCGGAAGAAAAAATTGCAAGCCAGTCTTTTTATCAACGAGCATTGCAAGTGAAGAACAGGAAATAA
- a CDS encoding TonB-dependent receptor, which yields MSITFKKRLIIALVLPTAAIYYGQSTKDSLDKSKSIDEVMLVGRNLSQTAKERKTPVAVSNIKAAEIQEKLGNREFPEIMKSTPSVYVTKVGGGFGDSRINMRGFDGANIAVIINGQPVNDMQGGTVYWSNWTGLADIASNIQIQRGLGASKFVVPSVGGTINIVTKATDSEQKAMIKGEVGNDNYSRISAMYSSGLKNKWGTTVLLSRWQGDGYINGTQGEGYSWFFSTGFKPNEKHAFNFIATGAPQVHDTRRSSATGANVATLQQFETYGRRYNPQTGMLNGSQFNLAPNFYHKPIASLNWDWNMNDNLKLSTVLYGSWGRGGGGTGLNGSIKNAAGQTMNFMNYGAGGDGTINWDMIYRYNRGGMVTDYNGNTFQKSTFTAPAGSPTDYNGQYVATLNGTNGIVRKQSINAHDWYGVIADLNYKKNNWTFNGGIDLKTYKGALYDIVTDMLGSDALYVPNTANAPKGYYINQTVKPEPLTKLKDAQKVSIYNEGLVKWAGVYGMVEYSSDKLSASVQGSVSEQYYKRVDYMLYTPGNQETKWYHKTGYIVKGGANYNIDDHHNVFFNTGVISRQPLFNALFPSNQNIYNDAKNERIFSVELGYGFKSRYVDVNINAYRTQWDDRFISRTFNATAADVAKFSQLSLGNAYFYNALNVGQVHQGIELEAKARPFANLKLRGMLSLGNWKYKGNANFNILDVQTNQEISGATGVINIKDLKVGDAAQTTASIGADYNITKAFSIDANWEYYDKLYAQFNPINFLTEAAREKGIVKLPSYHLFDVGASYKFTLDAKKSLTLRANVYNLFNKYYISELSSNIFAGDKIANGPDAGKTYQDAGRVYQGVADGNTGFLGFGRTWSVAATLRF from the coding sequence ATGAGCATTACTTTTAAAAAGCGACTTATTATAGCGCTTGTATTACCTACGGCCGCCATATATTATGGGCAGAGTACGAAGGATTCTTTAGACAAATCAAAATCTATTGATGAGGTTATGTTGGTAGGTAGAAACCTTTCCCAAACAGCCAAAGAGAGAAAAACACCTGTTGCTGTTTCCAACATTAAAGCAGCAGAAATTCAGGAGAAACTGGGAAACAGAGAATTCCCTGAAATTATGAAGTCTACCCCATCCGTTTACGTGACTAAAGTAGGTGGAGGATTCGGAGACAGCAGAATCAACATGAGAGGTTTTGACGGAGCCAACATTGCAGTGATCATCAACGGACAGCCTGTAAATGACATGCAGGGAGGTACGGTGTACTGGTCTAACTGGACGGGATTGGCTGATATTGCGAGCAACATTCAAATCCAGAGAGGATTGGGAGCTTCTAAATTTGTGGTTCCGTCTGTAGGAGGTACCATAAACATTGTAACCAAAGCCACTGATTCTGAGCAGAAAGCAATGATCAAAGGAGAGGTTGGTAATGACAACTATTCCAGAATATCTGCGATGTATTCCTCAGGATTAAAAAACAAATGGGGAACTACGGTATTACTTTCCCGCTGGCAAGGTGACGGATACATCAACGGAACCCAGGGAGAAGGTTATTCCTGGTTTTTCTCTACAGGATTTAAGCCTAATGAAAAACATGCGTTCAATTTTATTGCAACCGGAGCACCACAGGTACACGATACAAGAAGATCTTCTGCTACCGGAGCGAATGTAGCCACATTACAGCAGTTTGAAACTTATGGAAGAAGATATAATCCTCAAACAGGAATGCTGAATGGTTCTCAATTCAATTTAGCTCCCAACTTTTACCACAAACCTATCGCTTCCTTAAACTGGGACTGGAATATGAATGATAATCTGAAATTATCTACTGTTCTTTACGGTTCCTGGGGACGTGGCGGCGGTGGCACCGGGCTTAATGGCTCTATCAAAAATGCAGCCGGGCAGACCATGAACTTTATGAATTATGGTGCTGGCGGAGACGGTACCATCAACTGGGATATGATTTATCGCTATAACCGAGGCGGCATGGTAACGGATTATAATGGAAATACTTTCCAGAAATCAACTTTTACTGCTCCTGCAGGCTCTCCCACTGATTATAACGGACAATATGTAGCAACTCTTAACGGTACCAATGGTATTGTGAGAAAACAGAGCATCAATGCTCATGACTGGTATGGAGTAATTGCAGACCTTAATTATAAAAAAAATAACTGGACTTTTAACGGAGGGATTGATCTTAAAACGTACAAAGGTGCGTTGTATGATATTGTTACGGATATGTTAGGATCTGATGCTTTATATGTTCCCAATACGGCCAACGCTCCAAAAGGATATTATATTAATCAAACTGTAAAACCAGAGCCACTTACTAAGCTTAAAGATGCTCAGAAAGTATCTATTTATAATGAAGGACTGGTAAAATGGGCAGGCGTATACGGAATGGTTGAATACAGTTCAGACAAACTAAGTGCATCCGTTCAGGGATCCGTTTCCGAGCAATACTACAAGAGAGTAGATTATATGCTGTATACACCAGGAAACCAGGAGACAAAATGGTATCACAAAACGGGGTATATCGTAAAAGGTGGTGCCAACTATAATATAGATGACCATCATAATGTATTTTTCAATACAGGAGTTATTTCAAGACAGCCTTTATTTAACGCTTTATTCCCTTCCAACCAGAATATTTATAACGATGCAAAGAATGAAAGAATTTTCTCTGTAGAATTAGGATATGGTTTCAAATCCCGTTATGTAGATGTGAACATTAATGCTTACAGAACGCAGTGGGATGACAGATTTATTTCAAGAACATTCAATGCAACTGCGGCAGATGTTGCAAAATTCTCTCAGCTAAGTCTTGGAAATGCTTATTTCTATAATGCACTGAACGTAGGACAGGTACACCAGGGAATTGAATTGGAAGCTAAAGCGAGACCTTTTGCCAACCTTAAACTTAGAGGGATGCTATCATTAGGTAACTGGAAGTACAAAGGAAACGCCAACTTCAATATCCTTGATGTTCAGACCAACCAGGAAATTTCCGGAGCTACAGGAGTGATCAATATCAAAGACTTAAAAGTTGGAGATGCTGCACAAACCACAGCAAGCATAGGGGCTGATTATAACATCACAAAAGCATTCAGTATCGATGCTAACTGGGAATATTATGACAAACTGTATGCTCAGTTCAACCCGATCAACTTTCTTACGGAGGCAGCAAGAGAAAAAGGAATTGTAAAATTGCCAAGCTATCATTTATTTGATGTGGGGGCTTCTTACAAATTCACCCTTGATGCCAAAAAATCTTTAACCTTAAGAGCGAACGTCTACAACTTATTCAACAAATATTATATTTCTGAATTAAGTTCCAATATTTTCGCAGGTGATAAAATTGCTAACGGTCCGGATGCTGGAAAAACGTATCAGGATGCCGGTAGAGTTTATCAGGGTGTAGCAGATGGTAATACAGGATTCCTTGGTTTTGGAAGAACCTGGTCTGTTGCGGCTACTTTAAGATTCTAA
- a CDS encoding GNAT family N-acetyltransferase, with protein sequence MKLQIQTIGNSYSEQAIDLILTIQQQEFNIPITIQDQPDLLQIESFYREAGGNFWGAFVNGELVGSIALIKFDERAGAIRKMFVKKEFRGKELNIAQELLEVLLSFCRENGIDDLYLGTVNVLKAAQRFYERNHFVKIEKENLPVKFPLMSADDVFYHLNLD encoded by the coding sequence ATGAAATTACAGATTCAAACCATAGGAAATTCTTATTCCGAACAGGCCATTGACTTGATTTTGACGATCCAGCAGCAGGAGTTTAATATTCCGATTACCATACAAGACCAGCCCGATCTTTTGCAGATTGAAAGTTTTTACAGAGAAGCCGGTGGTAACTTTTGGGGAGCTTTTGTGAACGGAGAATTGGTAGGTTCTATTGCTCTAATTAAATTTGATGAAAGGGCAGGAGCCATCAGGAAAATGTTTGTGAAAAAAGAATTCAGAGGAAAAGAACTGAATATTGCCCAGGAATTACTGGAAGTTTTACTTTCTTTCTGCCGGGAAAACGGAATTGATGATCTTTATCTCGGAACAGTAAACGTATTGAAAGCTGCCCAGCGTTTCTATGAAAGAAATCATTTTGTAAAGATTGAAAAAGAGAATCTTCCTGTGAAGTTTCCATTAATGAGTGCTGATGATGTTTTTTATCATTTAAATCTTGACTGA
- a CDS encoding efflux RND transporter permease subunit, with amino-acid sequence MIKNFINRPVLSTVISILIVILGVLGLISLPVTQYPDIAPPTVSVSANYTGANAETVMKSVVVPLEEQINGVEGMDYITSSAGNDGSAQIQVFFKQGIDPDIAAVNVQNRVARATPLLPSEVTRSGVVTQKQQTSALMYMSFYSENKDLDDVYLQNFLNINIIPNLKRVNGVGDANVFGGKNYSMRIWLDPAKMAAYSVTPTDVTNAINEQSREAAAGSIGQNSGSSFEYIIKYVGKFNDKEQYDNIIIKSLANGQNLMLKDVAKVELAGQSYTGIGENGNSPSISMGIFQTPGSNAQEIIKNIKTYLKSAESTFPKGIKYTFNFDTNEFLDASIEKVVHTLIEAFILVFIVVYIFLQDFRSTLIPAIAVPVSIVGAFFFLNLFGYSLNLLTLFALVLAIGIVVDDAIVVVEAVHAKMEHGISDAKKATVEAMDEITGAIISITLVMAAVFIPVTFITGPTGVFYQQFGITLIIAIIISAINALTLSPVLCSLFLKPHEAHHAEYKNLNILQKFFYKFNIAFKTTTERYGRGFVFLLRHKWVTLVIFAVTGGILFWASSSMKKGFVPTEDRGIIFTDVQLPPGASMERTYNALKTLQAKALKVPGVQNVTISTGRGFLSGNGSNNGLAFIKLKPFDERKKDGQTSEDITKQLFGIVGAVPDAKVVFFQPPSVPGFGNSAGFEMVLLDKAGGEYADLDAKTNEFIGKLMERPEIQFAQTSFNTKYPQYQMEINVPLSKQLGVSVNDILATMQGYIGGIYTADFTKYGKQFRVMVQALPENRKSIENLNELYIKTGSGAMSPISQFVTLTKAYGPQSVSRYNLFTSVKVTGANSEGYSSGDAITAVQQVASETLNQNYAVEFTGLTREELNSGSQTLLIFALSLIFVYFILSAQYESYILPLVVVISLPLGVMGAYFGQKVMGLENNIYFQIALIMLVGLLAKNAILIVEFAVQRRHHGETIVMSAINAAKARVRPILMTSFAFIFGLLPLVLASGIGAVGNRSIATGAAIGLLIGTILGLFVIPVLYVIFETLQEKIKPIKKEEINLAE; translated from the coding sequence ATGATAAAAAACTTTATTAACAGACCGGTTTTATCTACCGTAATCTCAATCCTGATTGTGATTCTCGGTGTGCTAGGGCTGATCTCGTTACCGGTTACACAGTATCCGGATATTGCACCGCCTACAGTGAGTGTTTCCGCCAACTATACGGGAGCCAATGCTGAGACGGTAATGAAGAGTGTAGTAGTACCTTTGGAAGAACAGATCAACGGGGTGGAAGGAATGGATTATATTACTTCTTCTGCAGGTAATGACGGTTCTGCGCAAATTCAGGTATTCTTTAAACAAGGAATAGACCCGGACATTGCTGCGGTAAACGTACAGAACCGTGTGGCCAGAGCGACACCGCTTTTGCCGTCTGAAGTAACCCGTTCAGGGGTTGTAACCCAGAAACAGCAGACCAGTGCCCTGATGTATATGTCTTTCTATTCTGAAAATAAAGATTTGGATGACGTATACCTTCAGAACTTTTTGAACATCAACATTATTCCAAACCTTAAAAGGGTAAATGGTGTAGGGGATGCCAACGTTTTCGGGGGTAAAAATTACTCCATGAGAATCTGGCTGGATCCTGCAAAAATGGCTGCCTATAGTGTAACTCCTACAGATGTTACCAATGCGATTAACGAGCAAAGTAGGGAAGCTGCTGCAGGTTCTATAGGACAAAACAGCGGAAGCTCTTTTGAATATATCATTAAATATGTTGGTAAATTCAACGATAAAGAGCAGTACGATAATATCATTATTAAATCTCTTGCAAACGGGCAAAACCTGATGCTGAAGGATGTTGCCAAAGTAGAACTTGCAGGCCAGTCTTACACAGGAATCGGGGAGAACGGGAATAGTCCTTCCATCAGTATGGGGATCTTCCAGACACCGGGTTCCAATGCACAGGAGATTATTAAAAATATCAAAACTTACCTGAAATCGGCAGAAAGTACTTTCCCTAAAGGAATTAAATATACTTTTAACTTCGATACGAACGAGTTCCTTGATGCTTCTATTGAAAAGGTGGTTCACACCCTTATTGAAGCCTTCATTCTTGTATTTATCGTAGTATATATTTTCCTTCAGGATTTCAGATCTACGTTAATTCCGGCTATTGCGGTTCCGGTATCTATTGTGGGAGCGTTCTTCTTCCTGAATCTGTTCGGGTATTCACTGAACCTCTTGACATTATTTGCATTGGTACTTGCAATCGGTATTGTGGTGGATGACGCCATTGTGGTCGTGGAAGCCGTCCATGCGAAGATGGAACACGGTATTTCTGATGCTAAAAAAGCTACGGTAGAAGCGATGGATGAGATTACAGGGGCTATTATTTCTATTACGTTGGTAATGGCGGCAGTATTCATCCCGGTAACTTTCATTACAGGACCTACAGGAGTATTCTACCAGCAGTTTGGTATTACGCTGATTATTGCCATCATCATTTCAGCTATTAATGCATTAACGCTGAGCCCGGTTTTATGTTCATTATTCTTAAAACCTCACGAGGCGCATCATGCAGAGTACAAGAACTTAAACATTCTGCAGAAGTTTTTCTATAAGTTTAATATTGCTTTTAAAACAACTACTGAACGTTACGGAAGAGGATTTGTATTTCTTTTAAGACATAAATGGGTAACCCTTGTTATTTTCGCTGTTACCGGAGGTATCTTATTCTGGGCAAGCAGCAGTATGAAGAAAGGATTTGTACCTACAGAAGACCGAGGGATTATCTTTACAGATGTTCAGCTTCCTCCGGGAGCTTCTATGGAAAGAACATATAATGCTCTGAAAACCCTTCAGGCTAAAGCATTGAAAGTTCCGGGAGTACAGAACGTAACCATCTCTACAGGTAGAGGATTCTTATCAGGAAACGGTAGTAATAACGGTCTTGCATTTATAAAGCTGAAACCGTTTGACGAAAGAAAAAAAGACGGACAGACTTCTGAAGATATCACCAAACAATTATTTGGAATTGTAGGAGCTGTTCCTGATGCCAAAGTAGTATTCTTCCAACCGCCAAGTGTGCCGGGATTTGGTAACAGTGCCGGTTTTGAGATGGTACTGCTGGATAAGGCAGGAGGTGAATATGCTGATCTGGATGCTAAAACCAATGAATTCATTGGTAAACTAATGGAGAGACCGGAAATTCAGTTTGCTCAAACATCATTCAATACGAAATATCCTCAGTATCAGATGGAAATTAATGTTCCGCTGAGCAAACAGCTTGGAGTTTCTGTAAATGACATCCTGGCTACCATGCAGGGGTATATCGGAGGTATCTATACTGCCGACTTTACCAAGTACGGAAAACAGTTTAGAGTAATGGTTCAGGCACTTCCTGAAAACAGAAAAAGTATTGAAAATCTGAATGAACTTTATATCAAAACAGGTTCAGGGGCAATGTCTCCTATTTCACAGTTTGTAACGTTAACAAAAGCATACGGACCACAATCTGTAAGCCGTTATAACTTATTTACCTCTGTGAAGGTGACAGGAGCGAACTCAGAAGGATACAGTTCCGGGGATGCTATTACCGCTGTTCAGCAGGTGGCCAGTGAAACCCTGAATCAAAACTACGCAGTAGAATTTACAGGATTAACAAGAGAAGAATTGAATTCAGGATCTCAGACGCTTCTGATCTTTGCATTGAGTTTAATCTTTGTATACTTTATTCTTTCCGCACAGTATGAAAGTTATATTCTTCCGCTGGTGGTGGTAATTTCTCTTCCTTTAGGGGTAATGGGAGCTTATTTCGGACAGAAGGTTATGGGCTTGGAAAACAATATTTATTTCCAGATCGCCCTGATCATGCTTGTGGGGCTATTGGCAAAAAATGCGATCCTTATTGTGGAATTTGCTGTTCAGAGAAGGCATCACGGTGAAACCATTGTCATGTCTGCCATCAATGCAGCTAAGGCCAGAGTAAGACCTATCCTAATGACATCATTCGCCTTTATCTTCGGTTTATTACCGCTGGTACTGGCAAGTGGAATTGGGGCAGTAGGTAACAGGTCTATTGCTACGGGTGCTGCCATCGGACTATTGATAGGAACTATTCTAGGATTATTTGTAATTCCTGTACTGTATGTGATCTTCGAGACACTTCAGGAAAAAATTAAGCCTATCAAAAAAGAAGAAATCAATTTAGCAGAATAA
- a CDS encoding efflux transporter outer membrane subunit, with translation MKSLLNIIKGITFSVFILGAISSCMARKEYERPKNVVDEKLFRTDMLPSDSASIANVSWKEIFTDPILQGHISKALENNLDIRIALESINSAEAYLKQSKAAYQPTLSIGPNYTFQTQSINTQFGQIIGSRRYVNQFDITASIGWEADIWGKLKAQEKAQLATYLGTVAAHKAVKSSLVSSIASAYYQLLTFDAQKRIITETIAVREKNLEATKALKTSGTVTEVAVQQSEALVFNAKSLLIDIDTQIQLLENTMSLLMGEPSHSIERSTLEGQNLPIDLKLGYPTQLLANRPDVMRAEYNLMNAFELTNAAKAQFYPTLKLTGSGGVQSVDIDHLFSVNSLFANVVAGLAQPILNKRQIQTNYDVSLANKETAYLNFRKTVLTAGKEVSDAIRVFSVQDSFIELKQKELDAYKKSVDYSQELVNYGMANYLEVLNASVNSLNAELNISNARYSKMKAAVELYQALGGGWK, from the coding sequence ATGAAGAGTTTATTAAACATCATAAAAGGAATTACTTTTTCAGTTTTCATACTCGGAGCCATTTCATCCTGTATGGCAAGAAAAGAATATGAAAGACCGAAGAACGTTGTAGATGAAAAGCTGTTCCGTACAGATATGCTTCCTTCAGACAGTGCCAGCATCGCGAATGTTTCATGGAAAGAAATATTTACCGATCCGATACTGCAGGGGCATATTTCTAAAGCGCTGGAGAACAATCTTGATATCAGAATTGCTTTGGAAAGTATCAATTCTGCGGAAGCTTATCTGAAACAAAGTAAAGCAGCTTACCAGCCAACCCTTTCTATCGGGCCCAACTATACGTTCCAGACACAGTCTATCAACACTCAGTTTGGGCAGATCATTGGATCAAGACGTTATGTGAACCAGTTTGACATTACGGCAAGTATCGGATGGGAAGCAGATATCTGGGGAAAATTAAAGGCACAGGAGAAAGCACAGTTAGCCACATATTTAGGGACTGTTGCTGCTCATAAAGCCGTAAAAAGCAGTTTGGTGTCTTCCATTGCTTCTGCATATTATCAATTGTTGACTTTTGATGCACAGAAGAGAATTATTACAGAAACCATTGCGGTAAGGGAGAAAAACTTAGAAGCTACAAAAGCTTTGAAAACTTCCGGAACCGTTACTGAAGTTGCAGTACAGCAAAGTGAAGCACTTGTTTTCAATGCCAAATCATTACTGATTGATATTGATACCCAGATTCAATTGCTTGAAAATACCATGAGTCTTCTGATGGGTGAGCCTTCTCATTCTATCGAAAGATCTACACTGGAAGGGCAGAATCTTCCAATTGATTTAAAATTAGGCTATCCTACTCAGCTTTTGGCCAACCGCCCGGATGTTATGAGAGCAGAATATAACTTAATGAATGCTTTTGAGTTGACCAATGCTGCCAAAGCTCAGTTTTATCCAACTTTGAAACTGACAGGAAGCGGAGGAGTACAGTCGGTAGATATTGACCATTTATTCAGTGTAAATTCATTGTTTGCAAACGTAGTGGCAGGACTGGCTCAGCCGATTTTAAATAAGAGACAGATTCAGACCAACTATGACGTGAGTCTTGCCAATAAAGAAACAGCTTATTTAAATTTCAGAAAAACAGTTCTGACTGCAGGGAAAGAAGTTTCGGATGCCATCAGAGTTTTCTCCGTTCAGGATTCATTTATTGAATTAAAACAAAAAGAGCTGGATGCCTATAAAAAATCAGTTGACTATTCCCAGGAATTGGTGAACTATGGTATGGCGAACTACCTAGAAGTATTGAATGCCAGTGTGAATTCACTGAATGCAGAGCTTAACATTTCTAATGCACGATACAGTAAAATGAAAGCAGCCGTAGAGCTTTATCAGGCTTTAGGCGGAGGCTGGAAATAA